The DNA segment TCTGGCCAGGTTTGTTTGCAAAGGCCTTGGCCAATGTCAACATCGGGAGCCTCATCTGCAATGTGGGGGCTGGTGGACCTGCCCCAGCGGCCGGTGCTGCACCAGCAGGAGGCCCTGCCCCCTCCACTGCTGCTGCCCCAGCTGAGGAGAAGAAagtagaagcaaagaaagaagaatctGAAGAGTCTGATGATGACATGGGCTTTGGTCTTTTTGACTAAACCTTCTTAGTAACACATTGAATAAAAAGctgagctctttaaaaaaaaaaaaaagactgatgggTAATGGGAGGGAAGAGGGGTGCCCATGAGATTATCACCGGACGGTAAACCGCTAAAggacagacatgactgatttGCTCAGGACTATATCTTCA comes from the Capricornis sumatraensis isolate serow.1 chromosome 22, serow.2, whole genome shotgun sequence genome and includes:
- the LOC138069529 gene encoding large ribosomal subunit protein P1-like, with translation MASVSELACIYSALILHDDEVTVTALANVNIGSLICNVGAGGPAPAAGAAPAGGPAPSTAAAPAEEKKVEAKKEESEESDDDMGFGLFD